The Microbacterium sp. KUDC0406 genome includes a window with the following:
- a CDS encoding RNA polymerase sigma factor, with protein sequence MSDEHITGVIRDNGSDLLGYFLRRVQDPEQAADLLADLFVVIWRRRKVVPTTSEDARKWCFGVARNVLREHHRGRTRRNDLADALRDHLETIVADPARVAEDGERDAAVRAAVRSLDARSRELVVLLHWDGFTIADAAAHLGMNPSTARTRYARARTRLAQLLTEGASQPSVPAGESTAPV encoded by the coding sequence ATGAGCGACGAGCACATCACCGGCGTCATCCGCGACAACGGCAGCGATCTGCTCGGCTACTTCCTCCGCCGCGTGCAGGATCCGGAGCAGGCGGCCGACCTGCTGGCCGACCTCTTCGTCGTGATCTGGCGGCGCAGGAAGGTCGTCCCGACCACTTCGGAGGATGCCAGGAAGTGGTGCTTCGGGGTCGCGAGAAACGTACTGCGGGAGCATCACCGGGGCAGGACGCGGCGAAACGACCTGGCCGATGCGCTGCGCGATCACCTGGAGACGATCGTCGCCGATCCCGCTCGCGTGGCCGAGGACGGCGAACGGGATGCCGCCGTTCGCGCCGCCGTCCGCAGTCTCGATGCCCGTTCCCGCGAGCTCGTCGTCCTCCTCCACTGGGACGGCTTCACGATCGCCGATGCCGCGGCGCATCTCGGCATGAATCCGTCGACGGCCCGGACCAGGTACGCCCGAGCACGGACCCGCCTCGCGCAGCTGCTCACCGAAGGAGCGTCGCAGCCGAGCGTCCCGGCCGGCGAATCGACCGCGCCAGTCTGA